The proteins below are encoded in one region of candidate division TA06 bacterium:
- the rpmI gene encoding 50S ribosomal protein L35, producing MPKVKTSRAAAKRLRITSKGKIKRNKACKSHKLTTKTRKRKRNLRQGGLVDSANSKRINRLLPNG from the coding sequence ATGCCAAAGGTAAAGACCAGCCGGGCGGCGGCCAAAAGATTAAGGATCACCAGCAAGGGCAAGATCAAGCGCAACAAGGCCTGCAAGAGCCACAAGCTGACCACCAAGACCCGCAAACGCAAGCGCAACCTGCGCCAGGGAGGCCTGGTGGACAGCGCGAATTCCAAGAGGATCAACCGGCTGCTGCCCAACGGGTAG
- the rplT gene encoding 50S ribosomal protein L20 produces MSRVTTAAATRQKKNKIFKKAKGFWGGRHRLYRIAKEAVMRAGQFAYRDRHNKKRDFRSLWIIRVNAACRLNGISYNAFISGLKKNNIALNRKVLAEIAINDPLAFAKVVEAAKK; encoded by the coding sequence ATGTCCAGAGTTACCACCGCAGCCGCCACCCGGCAGAAAAAGAACAAGATATTCAAGAAAGCCAAAGGCTTTTGGGGAGGCAGACACCGCCTATACCGCATAGCCAAGGAAGCCGTGATGCGGGCCGGGCAGTTCGCCTACCGCGACCGCCACAACAAGAAGCGCGATTTCCGCAGCCTGTGGATCATCCGGGTCAACGCGGCCTGCCGCCTGAACGGGATCAGCTACAACGCTTTCATCAGCGGTCTTAAGAAGAACAACATCGCCCTGAACCGCAAGGTGCTGGCCGAGATCGCCATCAACGATCCGCTGGCCTTTGCCAAGGTGGTGGAAGCGGCCAAGAAATAA